DNA from Ralstonia insidiosa:
AGCTGTGTCAGGACCTTGTTGCACCGGGTGGCGTGATTGCCAATATCGGCGTGCACGGCGTGAAGGCGGATCTGCATCTGGAGACACTGTGGAGCCAGAACATCGCCATCACCACACGGCTGGTCGATACGGTCAGCACGCCGATGCTGCTGAAGACGGTGCGCTCAGGCAAGCTCCAACCGGGCCAACTCATCACGCACCGGTTCACGCTGGAAGACATCCTCTCCGCCTACGACACCTTCCGCAACGCGGGGGAGTCACATGCACTCAAGGTCATCATCGCCGCCTAGGGCACCCAGGTGACAACGGCCACGGAGGGTCATGCACGTCAGCCCCGGCGGGAGCACCACGCACGGGCCATGCCCACGACGTGGCACGTGGTGTCGCAAGACTGTGCCGGCAAGCCCGTGTGGGCGATCCCACGCGCAGGCTGATCTGCCGGCGCCATTGCCCAGGGAGGCCATTGCCCTGGTGAGACGACGCGTGAACACGCCTTCAGGCGGTGCACCCAGAAGGGATCTTGGCCGGCCCCGTCGATGATGGTGCACGCTCGCCGGATGACGACGCCACGTGTTGATCTGCCGCAAAACGCGCCAGACCCGCCGTGCCACGATGAATGTGTCGGCCCCGCCCGTGATGGGGCCATCCATCAGGAGGCTGTCATGAGCCAACTCAGGCGTTACGACCCATTCGCCATCGAACCGGTGGGCGACATGTTTCAAGGGCTTCTGCGTTCGTTCCGCGGTGGCGTGGACGGCGGGCTGCCGTTCAAAGTCGACGTGACGGAATCCGACACCGCGTACAACGTCGTTGCGGAAATCCCGGGCGCGAAGAAGGAAGACATTGACGTGACCGTCGACCGCGGTACGGTCATGCTCTCTGCCAAGGTGGAGCGTCAGTCCGAGAAGAAGGAGGGCGAGCGCGTCATCCGCAGCGAGCGTTACAGCGGATCGATGCAGCGCATGTTCACGCTGGATGCCGCCATCGACGAAGGCAAGGTGGAAGCCACTTACGAGAACGGGCTGCTGCGCGTGACGCTGCCCAAGAAGGAAGCTTCGCCGCAGCAACGCATCACGATTCGTTAAGTGCGGGAGCAGCGCATGCGATTGCAGTTTCTCGGAGCCACCGACACGGTGACCGGCTCGAAGTACGTGCTGGAAACAGGCGGGCATCGCGTCATGGTCGATTGCGGGCTGTTCCAGGGCTACAAGTCCTTGCGACTGCGGAACTGGGACGCGCTCGCCGTCAATCCGCACCACATCGACGCTGTCGTCCTCACCCATGCCCACATCGACCACAGCGGCTACTTGCCGCTGCTGGTCCGCAATGGGTTTCGCGGCCCCGTCTACTGCACGAAGGGCACGGCCGAGCTGTGCAACATCCTGCTACCCGATAGTGCACGGCTTGCCGTTGAAGATGCGCAGTACGCCAATGCGCAGGGTTTCTCGCGTCACCATCCTGCGTTACCGCTCTACGACGAGCAGGACGCTGCCAAAGCGTTGCGCAGGTTGCATCCGATGAACTATGGGGAACGCTTTCCTGTCGCCGATGGGGTTGAGGCCGAGTTCCACCGTGCCGGACACATCATCGGCGCCTCCACCGTGACGGTGCTGACGGAAGGCCGGCGCATCGTGTTCTCGGGCGACTTGGGGCGGCAGGCTGATCCGGTGATGCGTCCGCCAGAGGCGGTGGCAGAGGCCGATACCTTACTGGTGGAATCCACCTATGGGGACCGGCTGCATCCATCCGGCGATCCACTCGACGAACTTGAGCGCATCGTGCACAGGACCCTGGCGCAGGGCGGCACGCTGCTGATTCCCGCATTTGCGGTCGGTCGCACGCAAGCGTTGCTGTACTGCCTCTACAAGCTGATCCAGGCGCATCGGATTCCGCATGTGCCGATTTATCTCGACAGCCCGATGGCCGAGCGGGCCACCGAGGTGTTTGCCCGCCACGTTGACGAGCTGCATATCGATGCCGTGGATTGCCAGGCGGCCTGTGCACTGGCGA
Protein-coding regions in this window:
- a CDS encoding Hsp20/alpha crystallin family protein; this translates as MSQLRRYDPFAIEPVGDMFQGLLRSFRGGVDGGLPFKVDVTESDTAYNVVAEIPGAKKEDIDVTVDRGTVMLSAKVERQSEKKEGERVIRSERYSGSMQRMFTLDAAIDEGKVEATYENGLLRVTLPKKEASPQQRITIR
- a CDS encoding MBL fold metallo-hydrolase RNA specificity domain-containing protein, which gives rise to MRLQFLGATDTVTGSKYVLETGGHRVMVDCGLFQGYKSLRLRNWDALAVNPHHIDAVVLTHAHIDHSGYLPLLVRNGFRGPVYCTKGTAELCNILLPDSARLAVEDAQYANAQGFSRHHPALPLYDEQDAAKALRRLHPMNYGERFPVADGVEAEFHRAGHIIGASTVTVLTEGRRIVFSGDLGRQADPVMRPPEAVAEADTLLVESTYGDRLHPSGDPLDELERIVHRTLAQGGTLLIPAFAVGRTQALLYCLYKLIQAHRIPHVPIYLDSPMAERATEVFARHVDELHIDAVDCQAACALAIPVQSPQQSMHLSNDSAPKIILAASGMATGGRVLHHLKSFGGGKRNAILMSGFQAAGTRGAALLAGQRQLRVHGRDVAIRATVEQIANLSAHADANELMTWLRGFSRAPQQTFIVHGEPAASDALRQRIERELQWPVCMPEYRQSYALS